The Roseimicrobium gellanilyticum genome contains a region encoding:
- a CDS encoding PQQ-binding-like beta-propeller repeat protein has product MRRTIAALLMCTGASFLCSGFASAEDWPQWRGMARDNVWKETDILEAFPEAGVKVRWRMPVGPSWSSPVIADGHVYITDVVLQKPKATERLQCFEEASGKVLWAHSYEAPYPDWVFTAGQENGPSVTPIAEDGKVWMLGAIGALHCLDAKTGAVLWHKDLAKDYGMGGFSTNASPLIDGEKLVLVIGGKPDACVVALDKHTGNEIWHALDEASANSSPILVEAGGKRQLVVWTQQSVSALDPHNGAVLWRQRLLTSSDNTVSTPVSQGDLLLIGGLMLKLAQDKPGVSFLWPDTKAVSHRVLSNTSTAMLAEGHVYSATTKGELVCLDAQTGKKLWSKDGLTSKMSGTAIHFFPNGNSVLLYTDEGNLIRAKLTPQGYEEISRTKLLEPVYSFSGRKLCWSPPAFANGCAFARNERELVCAELRVSK; this is encoded by the coding sequence ATGAGAAGGACTATCGCGGCGCTGCTGATGTGCACCGGCGCATCCTTTCTGTGCTCTGGGTTCGCCTCAGCAGAAGATTGGCCCCAGTGGCGCGGCATGGCCCGGGACAATGTGTGGAAGGAAACGGACATCCTGGAGGCCTTCCCTGAAGCAGGGGTGAAGGTGCGCTGGCGCATGCCTGTGGGACCTTCGTGGTCAAGTCCGGTGATTGCTGATGGGCATGTCTACATCACAGATGTCGTGCTGCAGAAACCAAAAGCCACGGAGCGCCTGCAGTGCTTCGAGGAGGCCAGCGGCAAGGTCCTGTGGGCGCATTCGTACGAGGCGCCGTATCCCGACTGGGTCTTCACGGCGGGACAGGAAAACGGTCCCTCCGTCACTCCGATTGCCGAAGATGGCAAAGTATGGATGCTCGGTGCGATTGGCGCGCTGCATTGCCTGGATGCCAAGACCGGCGCGGTCCTGTGGCACAAGGATCTCGCCAAGGACTATGGCATGGGAGGATTCTCCACGAATGCCTCTCCTCTCATCGATGGCGAAAAACTGGTGCTCGTCATCGGTGGCAAGCCGGATGCGTGTGTGGTGGCCCTGGACAAGCACACAGGCAACGAGATCTGGCACGCGCTGGATGAGGCTTCGGCGAACAGCTCACCCATCCTCGTGGAAGCCGGGGGAAAGCGTCAGCTCGTGGTGTGGACACAGCAATCCGTGAGCGCACTGGACCCGCACAACGGTGCAGTGCTCTGGCGACAGCGCCTGCTCACCAGCTCGGACAATACGGTCTCCACGCCGGTGTCTCAGGGAGATCTGCTGCTCATTGGCGGCCTGATGCTGAAGCTGGCGCAAGACAAGCCAGGTGTTTCCTTTCTATGGCCGGATACCAAGGCCGTGTCCCATCGTGTACTGAGCAACACCTCGACGGCGATGCTCGCCGAAGGACATGTGTACTCCGCCACCACCAAGGGTGAACTGGTGTGCCTGGATGCACAGACAGGAAAGAAGCTCTGGAGTAAGGACGGTCTCACCTCAAAAATGAGCGGCACCGCGATCCATTTCTTCCCCAATGGAAACAGCGTGCTGCTCTACACGGATGAGGGGAATTTGATTCGCGCGAAACTCACACCACAAGGTTATGAGGAGATCAGCAGGACAAAACTGCTGGAGCCCGTGTATTCTTTTTCGGGGAGGAAGTTGTGCTGGTCACCACCGGCGTTTGCGAATGGATGTGCCTTCGCGCGGAATGAGAGGGAACTGGTGTGTGCGGAGCTGAGAGTTTCCAAGTAG
- a CDS encoding TIGR00282 family metallophosphoesterase, producing MTGAPDDNTIRILFLGDVMGDPGRRAVGDLLPKLKEEFSVDFAIVNGENIAGGRGLTPKLAIGLMRAGAAVVTTGDHVWDQKEIIPWFEEEPRLLRPINYPEGTPGSGSVVLDTKKGKVAVMNVQGRTFMKMLLENPFTVMQDAVEKVREETNVIFVDMHSETTSEKVCMGWFLDGKVSAVVGTHTHVQTADERILPEGTAFLCDAGMCGPINSCIGMEIDSAVSRFITLMPSRNHVARGPVKVCGVLVDVDAATGKATAIERVQRMWEEPGSGTN from the coding sequence ATGACTGGAGCCCCTGACGACAACACCATCCGCATCTTGTTCTTGGGGGATGTCATGGGTGATCCCGGGCGTCGCGCCGTGGGAGACTTGCTGCCGAAGCTCAAGGAGGAGTTCTCCGTGGACTTTGCGATTGTAAACGGGGAAAACATTGCCGGTGGCCGTGGCCTCACGCCAAAGCTCGCCATCGGGCTCATGCGCGCCGGAGCCGCCGTGGTGACCACCGGTGACCACGTGTGGGACCAGAAGGAGATCATCCCTTGGTTTGAAGAGGAGCCGCGCCTGCTCCGACCCATCAACTACCCCGAGGGCACGCCCGGCAGCGGCAGCGTGGTCCTGGACACGAAGAAGGGCAAGGTGGCCGTCATGAACGTGCAAGGCCGCACCTTCATGAAAATGCTCCTGGAGAATCCCTTCACTGTCATGCAGGACGCCGTGGAGAAGGTTCGCGAGGAGACCAATGTCATCTTTGTGGACATGCACAGCGAGACCACAAGCGAGAAAGTGTGCATGGGCTGGTTCCTGGATGGCAAGGTTTCCGCTGTCGTGGGCACGCACACCCACGTACAGACGGCGGATGAACGCATTCTCCCCGAAGGGACAGCCTTCCTTTGTGATGCTGGCATGTGCGGGCCCATCAATTCCTGCATCGGCATGGAAATCGATTCCGCCGTCTCACGCTTCATCACGCTCATGCCCAGCCGCAATCATGTGGCCAGGGGACCCGTGAAGGTCTGCGGCGTGCTGGTGGATGTGGATGCCGCCACAGGCAAGGCAACAGCCATCGAGCGCGTCCAGCGGATGTGGGAGGAGCCGGGGAGCGGCACGAACTGA